In a genomic window of Candidatus Competibacteraceae bacterium:
- a CDS encoding methylated-DNA--[protein]-cysteine S-methyltransferase: MNGSAGYQAIIATPLGCIGVRMSDKAVSALDYLPAGTAEQPPADAATEAVVAQLIAYFHDSLASFNVPLAPAGTAFQQRVWRGLKTIPAGTVLSYGELARQLDTAPRAIGGACRSNPIPILIPCHRVVSRQGLGGYAGEVEGELPGIKRWLLRHEGVAVE, encoded by the coding sequence ATGAACGGGAGCGCTGGTTATCAGGCGATCATTGCGACCCCGCTGGGTTGCATCGGTGTTCGCATGAGCGATAAGGCGGTGAGCGCGCTGGATTATCTGCCGGCCGGCACCGCCGAACAGCCGCCGGCGGATGCGGCGACCGAAGCCGTGGTAGCACAGTTGATCGCCTATTTTCATGATTCGCTGGCCTCGTTCAATGTACCGCTGGCCCCGGCTGGGACAGCGTTTCAACAGCGAGTGTGGAGGGGGTTGAAGACGATTCCCGCAGGCACCGTACTGAGCTATGGCGAACTGGCGCGGCAACTGGATACTGCCCCTCGCGCCATCGGTGGGGCGTGTCGGAGCAATCCGATACCGATTCTGATTCCCTGCCATCGGGTGGTGAGCCGACAGGGGTTGGGCGGCTATGCGGGCGAGGTCGAGGGTGAGCTGCCGGGGATCAAACGCTGGCTGTTGCGGCATGAAGGCGTGGCGGTCGAGTAG
- a CDS encoding Uma2 family endonuclease: protein MPQARPKIPFNVDDYLAWEEHAPIKHEYLAGEIFAMVGATDAHVTITLNLATLLRAYPRGKPWRSGGAVKLGV from the coding sequence ATGCCCCAAGCTCGTCCCAAAATTCCTTTTAACGTCGATGATTATCTAGCATGGGAGGAGCACGCCCCCATAAAGCACGAATATCTGGCCGGTGAGATTTTCGCGATGGTGGGCGCGACCGATGCTCATGTCACTATCACACTGAATTTAGCTACCTTGCTTCGCGCCTATCCGCGGGGCAAGCCCTGGCGATCGGGTGGAGCTGTCAAGCTTGGAGTTTAG